Below is a window of Nocardia asteroides DNA.
GCTCATCTTGCCGATCAACGGAGACGCGGCCGCTCCGATCAACCCGAAAACGATGATGGCTCAGTTGATGTCGGCCCCGACACCGGGGAAGCTCGGCGCGATCTTCTGTATTGCCGCCGCGACGATCGTGTACTGCATCGGGGCGATCTCGGAGAACAGGACGATCGCGGCCAGCACCGTGAAAATCCTGGCGCGCGAGGCGCCGTCCAGCCGCCCGGTGTCGTTGTAGTCGTCTTTGGCGAGTTGAGAGGTACTGGTGGACATGGCCACGCTCCGTTGTTCGGTCGAGATGGTCGAGCAGTTGGGTCAGTAGACGCAGGCGGTGTGGGGGAGATCGGCGACCGAGGTACCTACCCGCACGATGAACTCGCCCGGCTCGCTCTCCCAGCCGGTGGGTCCCCAATGCTGGAAGGCGCGCTCGGGCAGGGGGATCGCGACGGTCCGCGAATCGCCGGGAGCCAGGGTGACGGCGGTGAAGCCGGCCAGCCAGCGGACCGGTCGATCCACGGCACTGTCCGGGCGCGAGAGGTAGACCTGAACGACCTGTTTGCCTTCGCGATCTCCGGTGTTGGTGACCGTGATCGAGACGGTGCGCCCCTCGATGACGAGATCGTCGGTCGACCAGGTCGTGTAGCCGAGGCCGTGGCCGAACGGGTAGGCGGGTTCGGTGCCCGCCCGCAGCCACGCGCGGTAGCCGAGGTGGATGCCCTCGGTGTAGTCGAGAACACCGTCGACCGGCGTGGTGTTCAGGACCGGGACGTCGGCCATGGTCTTGGGCCAGGTGGTCGGCAGCCGGCCGCCGGGTTCGGCGGTGCCGGTGAGCACGTCGGCCAGTGCCGCGCCGAACTCCTGGCCGGGGAACCAGGCCAGCAGCACCGCGGCGACGTCGTCACGCCACGGCATCTCCACCGGCGCACCGGAATTCACCACGACGACGGTGCGCGGATTCACCGCGGCGACGGCGGCGACGAGCTCGTCCTGACGGCCGGGCAGCCGCAGGGAGGTGCGGTCGACACCCTCGCTCTCGATCTGCTCGGTGGTGCCGACCACGACCACCGCTACCTCGGCCGCGCGTGCCAGTTCGACGGCGGCCGCGAATTCCTCGTCGTCGTCGCGCTGGGGACGCCGGATGCCGAGGGTGGCGCCGAGAATGATGCCGAGGCCGGGCATCGCCTCCTCGATGCTCGTCACGAGCCGCACCTCGATCTCGTCGCCGACGGCGAGCGCGCGGGTCACGTGACGTTGGGGCGGGTTGAGCAGGGCCGCCGCCGGATCGCCGGAATCCAGGGCTACGTTCTCGTCCAGCACGGTCTCGCCGTCGATGTCGAGCCGGATGTGGCCGACACCGCCGAAACCGATCTGCCAGTCACCGGCCATGTCGGCCCGCAGGCGGGTGCGCATCTCGACCGTGTTCGACTGCGCGGCCAGCGGTTCGCCGAGCAGCACCAGGCGACTGGTGGTGCGGTGCTGGGTGCCGAGCACGGTGTCGTCCTTCAGGTACCGCGCGGACAGGCCCGGCTCGCCGGTCTCCGGGTCGGTCATGATCGCCAGCGGGGCCGGAATCAGGTCCTCGGACAGGTGAACACCCGCGGTGTAGGTCAGCGGCAGGCGCCCGGTCAGGCCC
It encodes the following:
- a CDS encoding beta-glucosidase H translates to MEDHIEELLAKLDLDGKLRLISGASLFRMAGDPALGLAEMPVSDGPSGVRGENWDERDPSVSLPSGTAIAATWDPALLTEIGALIAAEARRKDVYAVLGPTMNLHRSPLGGRHFECFSEDPLLTAEMAEAYVRAVQAHGVSACPKHYVANDSETDRFTVDVHVDDRALRELYLYPFERTVEAGAWMIMDAYNAVNGTTMTENPLLDEPLKGTWGFDGVVVSDWTAVRTTESAARGTDLCMPGPPYLWGEPLAAAVRAGEIAESAIDDKVRRILRFAQRVGALDGTPQPTPVFSDEQAQDLVRRIAAQAMVLVRNDGALPLAPETTVALLGPSAGEPRFLGGGSATVIPGHATTPVEGLTGRLPLTYTAGVHLSEDLIPAPLAIMTDPETGEPGLSARYLKDDTVLGTQHRTTSRLVLLGEPLAAQSNTVEMRTRLRADMAGDWQIGFGGVGHIRLDIDGETVLDENVALDSGDPAAALLNPPQRHVTRALAVGDEIEVRLVTSIEEAMPGLGIILGATLGIRRPQRDDDEEFAAAVELARAAEVAVVVVGTTEQIESEGVDRTSLRLPGRQDELVAAVAAVNPRTVVVVNSGAPVEMPWRDDVAAVLLAWFPGQEFGAALADVLTGTAEPGGRLPTTWPKTMADVPVLNTTPVDGVLDYTEGIHLGYRAWLRAGTEPAYPFGHGLGYTTWSTDDLVIEGRTVSITVTNTGDREGKQVVQVYLSRPDSAVDRPVRWLAGFTAVTLAPGDSRTVAIPLPERAFQHWGPTGWESEPGEFIVRVGTSVADLPHTACVY